The following are from one region of the Paenibacillus sp. KS-LC4 genome:
- a CDS encoding VanW family protein, producing the protein MKKLHLISIFVFALLLAASVGWGGLTYYAEQRTVPSGVTAGGLNISGMPITEAIKLLSDYEQALGARELTVTTGNAGSDRRTWRAEELGYQANTAEVREALKQLGKGTLWEAAKYRFYFPRTFELAQTFDQALFEKLVRQQWGWLEQNEPKDATRTITDQDEIFYEPEAEAYRIEMSRLAAEVKNWLWLAANASSLVNQAAYRIELPILTLSPSVTLEQLKAQGVERKLMSFTTDFAASTEGRAYNVASTAAALDNWLLAPGEVFDYSKVIRRAEEKYGFREAPVILNGKLVPGIGGGICQVSSTLYNAALRAGLEIVERRNHSLPVSYLPVGQDATYADGAINFRFRNSTDKYIVIRATSEGRKLTVKLFGNRSEDVQYRIESVTVGTLSPEVQQLQDPALPAGTRKIIAPGRKGYVVDTFRVTLENGKPPVKERISRDTYRAQPTIIHIGTGKAGKADQAPVPQPAPAPSAPNEWATPTEPLLEDGIS; encoded by the coding sequence TTGAAAAAATTGCATCTCATCAGCATTTTTGTATTTGCCCTGCTGCTTGCAGCATCCGTCGGCTGGGGTGGACTCACCTATTATGCCGAGCAGCGCACCGTGCCGTCAGGCGTAACAGCGGGCGGGCTTAATATTAGCGGAATGCCTATTACGGAAGCGATAAAGCTTCTGAGCGACTATGAGCAGGCTCTAGGAGCGCGTGAACTGACGGTAACTACCGGCAACGCAGGCTCGGATAGGCGCACATGGAGGGCGGAGGAGCTCGGCTACCAAGCAAATACTGCGGAAGTGCGCGAGGCTCTGAAGCAGCTTGGCAAAGGAACGTTATGGGAGGCGGCAAAATATCGCTTTTATTTTCCGCGCACCTTCGAGCTTGCACAGACGTTTGATCAAGCATTATTCGAAAAGCTTGTTCGCCAGCAGTGGGGCTGGCTAGAGCAAAACGAGCCCAAGGATGCCACCCGAACCATTACGGATCAGGACGAGATTTTTTATGAGCCGGAGGCAGAAGCCTACCGTATTGAAATGAGCCGCCTCGCTGCTGAGGTGAAAAATTGGCTTTGGCTCGCCGCAAATGCTAGTTCTCTTGTAAATCAGGCGGCGTATCGCATAGAGCTTCCTATCCTAACCCTATCTCCATCCGTCACGCTGGAGCAGCTCAAGGCGCAGGGGGTCGAGCGCAAATTAATGTCGTTCACGACCGACTTCGCCGCTAGCACAGAAGGCCGCGCTTATAATGTCGCCTCAACGGCGGCGGCTCTCGATAACTGGCTCCTTGCTCCTGGCGAGGTGTTTGACTACAGCAAGGTCATTCGCAGGGCCGAGGAAAAATATGGTTTTCGGGAGGCGCCCGTCATCTTGAACGGCAAGCTTGTTCCCGGTATTGGCGGCGGCATCTGCCAAGTGTCCAGCACGCTTTACAATGCCGCATTGCGCGCCGGACTTGAAATTGTCGAAAGACGCAACCATTCGCTTCCCGTTTCCTATTTGCCCGTTGGACAAGATGCCACCTATGCTGACGGCGCCATTAACTTTCGGTTTCGCAATTCAACGGACAAGTATATTGTCATTCGTGCTACATCTGAAGGACGCAAGCTGACGGTCAAGCTATTCGGAAATAGGTCAGAGGATGTCCAATATCGCATTGAATCGGTTACTGTCGGCACGCTGTCTCCAGAGGTGCAGCAGCTTCAAGACCCCGCACTGCCAGCCGGCACACGCAAGATAATCGCCCCAGGGCGCAAGGGCTACGTCGTCGACACCTTTAGGGTGACGCTGGAAAATGGCAAGCCTCCAGTAAAGGAACGCATTTCGCGCGACACTTACCGTGCCCAGCCTACTATCATTCATATTGGCACGGGGAAGGCGGGGAAGGCTGATCAGGCCCCCGTCCCTCAACCCGCTCCCGCTCCAAGCGCACCCAACGAATGGGCTACACCGACCGAGCCGCTGCTTGAGGATGGCATAAGCTAA
- the argH gene encoding argininosuccinate lyase, with amino-acid sequence MSKLWGGRFTKKTDQLVEEYTASILFDKELAEEDIQGSLAHVTMLGKQGILPDKDVETIQDGLHRVLQRIKRNDIEFSVSDEDIHMNIEKTLIDDIGSVGGKLHTGRSRNDQVSTDMHLYLRKRVVEFVDLLQKLQASLVEQAKANTATIVPGYTHLQRAQPILFAHHLMAYVSMFGRDIERLQDSYKRINMLPLGAGALAGTTFPIDRHFVASQLKFDRVYENSLDAVSDRDFILEFLSHASIIMMHLSRLSEELIMWSSTEFNFVELDDAFCTGSSIMPQKKNPDVPELVRGKTGRVYGNLVGLLTVLKSLPLAYNKDMQEDKEGMFDTVRTLQGALQLFAPMIATMKVNKDRMRQAVNQDFSNATDIADFLVGKGLPFRQAHEVIGKTVLYCIEQGKYLLDLKLEEFKQFSELFDDRIYAVLQPEQVVDARNVYGGTATVQVEAAIGRADEELLKVAAWVTEYAERSR; translated from the coding sequence GTGAGCAAGTTATGGGGCGGCAGATTTACGAAGAAGACCGATCAGTTGGTGGAGGAGTATACAGCATCCATCCTGTTCGATAAGGAACTGGCGGAAGAAGATATTCAAGGCAGCCTGGCTCATGTGACGATGCTGGGTAAGCAGGGTATTTTGCCGGATAAAGATGTGGAGACGATTCAGGACGGCCTGCACCGCGTCTTGCAGCGCATTAAACGCAATGATATTGAGTTTTCCGTCTCTGACGAGGACATTCACATGAATATCGAGAAGACGCTCATTGACGATATTGGCTCCGTTGGCGGCAAGCTGCACACTGGACGCAGTCGTAATGATCAGGTTTCGACCGATATGCATCTTTACTTGCGCAAGCGCGTTGTGGAATTCGTCGATTTGCTGCAAAAGCTGCAAGCATCGCTTGTAGAGCAGGCGAAAGCGAATACGGCTACAATCGTGCCGGGCTACACGCATTTACAGCGCGCCCAGCCGATTTTGTTCGCTCATCATTTGATGGCATACGTATCCATGTTCGGTCGCGATATCGAGCGCTTGCAGGATAGCTACAAACGCATCAATATGCTGCCGCTAGGCGCAGGTGCACTTGCGGGTACAACGTTCCCGATCGACCGCCATTTTGTAGCCAGCCAGCTGAAATTTGATCGTGTTTATGAAAATAGCCTCGATGCCGTCAGCGATCGCGACTTTATTTTGGAATTTCTCTCCCATGCTTCGATCATTATGATGCATCTTTCGCGTCTGAGCGAGGAGCTTATCATGTGGTCCAGCACAGAGTTTAATTTTGTCGAGCTGGATGATGCCTTCTGCACAGGCAGCAGCATTATGCCGCAGAAGAAAAACCCGGATGTGCCTGAGCTAGTGCGCGGCAAGACAGGCCGTGTCTATGGCAATCTTGTAGGCCTGCTGACGGTGTTAAAATCGCTTCCGCTCGCGTACAACAAGGATATGCAGGAAGACAAGGAAGGCATGTTTGACACCGTTCGCACGCTGCAAGGCGCGCTTCAGCTGTTCGCGCCGATGATTGCAACGATGAAGGTCAATAAGGATCGGATGCGCCAAGCGGTCAATCAGGATTTCTCCAATGCGACCGATATTGCCGATTTCCTCGTCGGCAAGGGCTTGCCTTTCCGTCAAGCGCATGAAGTCATTGGCAAGACGGTGCTTTATTGCATCGAGCAGGGCAAATATTTGCTCGATCTGAAGCTGGAGGAGTTCAAGCAATTTTCCGAGCTGTTCGATGATCGCATTTATGCGGTGCTCCAGCCGGAGCAGGTTGTGGATGCCCGCAACGTCTACGGCGGCACAGCGACCGTTCAGGTTGAAGCGGCTATTGGCCGTGCTGATGAGGAGCTGCTGAAGGTAGCGGCTTGGGTAACGGAATACGCAGAGCGCAGCCGTTAG
- a CDS encoding argininosuccinate synthase: MAKEKIVLAYSGGLDTSVILKWLKETYDAEIIAFTADIGQKDELDGLEAKALATGASKVYIDDLRDEFASDFIFPMFQAGAFYEGQYLLGTSIARPLIAKRMVDIARAEGAIMIAHGATGKGNDQVRFELGVAALAPDIKVIAPWREEQFREEFPGRAEMIAYAEKHNIPVQASAAKPYSTDRNLLHISFESGMLEDPWFDPSSDENKDMFVLSVAPEDAPDQSEYVELSFEAGNCTAINGESLTPLQVMDKLNDLGGKHGIGRVDMVENRFVGMKSRGVYETPGGTILFSAHRKMESLTMDREVMNLRDSLIAKYSQLVYNGFWFAPERLALQALVLESQKNVTGTVRLKLYKGNIIGAGVQSPVSLYNPEIATMEADPTQAYDQGDATGFIRLNALRLKVGTKYSGK, encoded by the coding sequence ATGGCTAAGGAAAAAATCGTATTGGCATATTCGGGCGGTCTGGACACGTCCGTTATTCTCAAATGGCTGAAAGAAACGTATGATGCGGAAATTATCGCGTTCACAGCTGACATCGGACAGAAGGATGAGCTGGACGGACTGGAAGCAAAGGCATTAGCGACTGGCGCCTCGAAGGTTTATATCGACGATCTTCGCGACGAGTTCGCGTCTGACTTTATTTTCCCAATGTTCCAAGCTGGCGCTTTCTACGAAGGTCAATATCTGCTTGGCACTTCGATTGCACGTCCGCTAATCGCGAAGCGCATGGTTGATATTGCACGCGCTGAGGGTGCGATCATGATCGCTCATGGCGCGACTGGTAAAGGAAACGACCAGGTTCGTTTCGAGCTTGGTGTTGCCGCGCTTGCTCCTGATATTAAAGTAATCGCGCCTTGGCGTGAAGAGCAGTTCCGTGAAGAGTTCCCGGGACGAGCAGAAATGATCGCTTATGCGGAGAAGCACAACATTCCCGTTCAAGCTTCGGCTGCGAAGCCCTATTCTACTGACCGCAACCTGCTGCATATCAGCTTTGAGAGCGGCATGCTGGAGGACCCATGGTTCGATCCAAGCTCCGACGAGAACAAGGATATGTTCGTACTGAGCGTAGCGCCGGAAGATGCGCCGGATCAGTCCGAATATGTTGAATTGTCCTTTGAAGCGGGCAACTGTACAGCGATTAACGGCGAGTCATTGACTCCGCTGCAAGTGATGGACAAGCTTAACGACTTGGGCGGCAAGCACGGTATCGGCCGCGTGGATATGGTTGAGAACCGTTTTGTCGGAATGAAGAGCCGTGGTGTCTATGAGACGCCGGGCGGTACGATTTTGTTCAGCGCACACCGCAAAATGGAGTCGCTCACGATGGACCGCGAGGTTATGAATTTGCGTGATTCCCTCATTGCAAAATACAGCCAGCTTGTTTATAACGGCTTCTGGTTCGCGCCTGAGCGTCTTGCTCTGCAAGCTCTCGTGCTTGAATCCCAGAAAAACGTCACAGGTACGGTACGCCTGAAGCTGTACAAAGGCAACATCATCGGCGCTGGCGTACAAAGCCCTGTGAGCTTGTACAACCCGGAAATCGCTACGATGGAAGCTGATCCGACGCAAGCTTATGACCAAGGCGATGCTACGGGCTTTATTCGCCTGAATGCGCTGCGTTTGAAGGTTGGAACGAAATACAGCGGTAAATAA
- the argF gene encoding ornithine carbamoyltransferase: MQEAIKEEMAASLKGRDFLMLVDYAPAEIRYLIDLAIELKQKQKAGETHHLLKGKTLGMIFEKSSTRTRVSFETGIYQLGGHGLFLSGNDLQIGRGESIWDTAQTLSRYLDGIMIRTFAHRKVVELARGATIPVINGLTDLSHPCQALADYQTILEHKGKLEGLKVAYIGDGNNMVHSLLMGAAKLGMHMSVATPEGYEPDADIMQQTKDHAAETGSRIHVCRDPREAIEGADVVYTDVWASMGQEAEQKEREKAFAAYQVNEALTAHAKKDYLFMHCLPAHRGEEVSEGVIDGDHSIIFDQAENRLHAQKAIMAAIM, encoded by the coding sequence TTGCAAGAAGCAATAAAAGAAGAAATGGCTGCGAGCCTGAAAGGCCGTGATTTTCTCATGCTGGTGGATTATGCGCCAGCGGAAATCCGTTACCTGATTGATCTCGCTATCGAGCTTAAGCAGAAGCAAAAGGCGGGCGAAACGCATCATTTGCTTAAAGGAAAAACGCTCGGGATGATTTTTGAAAAATCGTCGACGCGTACGCGCGTCTCGTTCGAGACAGGCATTTACCAGCTCGGCGGACACGGACTGTTCCTGAGCGGCAATGATTTGCAAATTGGACGCGGCGAATCGATTTGGGATACAGCACAGACGCTTTCGCGCTATCTGGACGGCATTATGATTCGTACGTTTGCTCATCGCAAAGTCGTGGAGCTGGCTCGCGGTGCAACAATTCCGGTTATTAATGGCTTGACCGACCTTTCGCATCCTTGCCAGGCGCTGGCTGACTACCAGACGATTTTGGAGCACAAGGGCAAGCTCGAAGGCTTGAAGGTGGCTTACATCGGCGATGGCAACAACATGGTTCACTCCCTGCTGATGGGAGCAGCTAAGCTTGGCATGCACATGTCGGTTGCGACTCCAGAAGGCTATGAGCCGGATGCGGACATTATGCAGCAGACGAAGGATCATGCAGCAGAGACAGGCTCGCGCATTCATGTGTGCCGCGATCCGAGAGAAGCTATTGAAGGTGCTGATGTCGTGTATACAGACGTATGGGCGAGCATGGGGCAAGAAGCGGAGCAGAAGGAACGCGAGAAAGCATTTGCTGCTTATCAAGTGAATGAAGCATTGACTGCACATGCGAAGAAAGACTATTTGTTCATGCACTGCCTGCCTGCGCATCGCGGCGAGGAAGTGAGTGAGGGCGTTATTGACGGCGACCACTCGATTATTTTTGACCAAGCGGAAAATCGTCTTCATGCTCAAAAGGCTATTATGGCCGCCATTATGTAA
- a CDS encoding acetylornithine transaminase → MSEKTTSAAAANSLLPTYARYPIALVKGEGSWLWDDQGKQYLDFMSGIAVTNLGHAPRKIKEALIKQLDELWHVSNLFHIPNQEEAAKLLTDNSSGDAVFFCNSGAEANEAAIKLARKYQQKIKGNGRYEILTFENSFHGRTLATLTATGQEKVKEGFAPLPEGFRYIPYNDIEALEAAISDKTAAVMLELVQAEGGIYPADPAFVHALCKLCRKHGILLIVDEIQTGMGRTGKLFAYEHYGIEPDIFTLAKGLGSGFPVGAAVCKEELREAFGPGSHGSTFGGTPIATAVVKATLETIIGDRLSERAEEKGNYLKSQLKAKLEGNPFVKDIRGKGLLVGIECVEPIAGLLTAAQDKGLLVISAGPNVIRLLPNLLVTNEEIDQAVRILAELLADAGLNK, encoded by the coding sequence ATGAGTGAAAAAACAACGTCTGCGGCAGCGGCAAACTCGCTGCTGCCTACTTATGCGAGATACCCAATCGCGCTCGTGAAGGGCGAGGGCAGCTGGCTGTGGGATGATCAGGGCAAGCAGTACCTCGATTTCATGAGCGGTATTGCTGTTACGAATTTGGGACATGCTCCTCGTAAAATCAAGGAAGCCTTGATTAAGCAGCTGGATGAGCTGTGGCATGTATCTAACCTGTTTCATATACCGAATCAGGAGGAGGCTGCTAAGCTGTTGACGGACAACAGCAGCGGCGACGCTGTATTTTTCTGCAACTCGGGTGCGGAAGCGAATGAAGCGGCAATCAAGCTGGCTCGCAAATACCAGCAGAAGATTAAAGGAAATGGCCGCTACGAAATCCTTACCTTCGAAAATTCCTTCCATGGACGGACACTGGCAACGTTGACTGCGACGGGCCAAGAGAAGGTAAAGGAAGGCTTTGCTCCATTGCCGGAGGGCTTCCGTTATATTCCATACAACGATATTGAAGCGCTGGAAGCGGCAATCAGCGACAAAACAGCGGCGGTTATGCTGGAGCTGGTACAGGCGGAAGGCGGTATTTATCCGGCTGATCCGGCATTTGTGCATGCCCTGTGCAAGCTATGCCGCAAGCATGGCATTTTGCTGATCGTCGATGAAATTCAGACGGGCATGGGCCGTACGGGCAAGCTGTTCGCTTATGAGCATTATGGCATTGAACCGGATATTTTCACGCTGGCAAAAGGGCTTGGCAGCGGCTTCCCCGTGGGGGCGGCTGTGTGCAAGGAGGAGCTTCGCGAAGCGTTTGGTCCGGGAAGCCATGGCTCGACCTTTGGCGGCACACCTATCGCTACAGCTGTTGTGAAAGCGACGCTGGAGACGATTATAGGCGACCGGCTGTCTGAGCGCGCAGAGGAGAAGGGTAACTACTTAAAGTCGCAATTGAAAGCAAAGCTTGAAGGCAATCCATTCGTGAAGGACATTCGCGGCAAAGGGCTGCTTGTAGGCATCGAATGCGTAGAGCCAATCGCTGGCTTGCTCACGGCGGCGCAGGATAAAGGGCTGCTCGTCATTTCGGCGGGACCGAACGTCATCCGTTTGCTGCCTAATCTGCTCGTGACGAATGAGGAGATTGATCAGGCGGTTCGCATTTTGGCAGAGCTGCTGGCAGATGCAGGCTTGAACAAATAA
- the argB gene encoding acetylglutamate kinase, translating to MTQRFVMKCGGSTLAALPESFFGELRELQQSGVSPVIVHGGGPAISETLAKLGIETEFVGGLRKTSDAVLDVVEMVLSGRINKEIVRKMSSCGAQALGLSGVDGQLITARPVANADEIGFVGDVTDINAAVIEGVMAMGYIPVIAPVGIDAQGQRYNINADTAAGAVASHLGVHQMIVVTDVPGIMRTVDGMKQVLPVVTVADIDEMIASGEIYGGMIPKVRAAVQCIQGQVQEVVIVSGEEPGVLTKAVREGGVGTRIVKGV from the coding sequence ATGACGCAACGATTTGTAATGAAATGCGGCGGCAGTACACTGGCTGCGCTGCCTGAATCTTTCTTTGGCGAGCTGCGGGAGTTGCAGCAATCCGGCGTTAGCCCGGTTATTGTGCATGGCGGCGGACCGGCGATTTCGGAGACGCTTGCGAAGCTGGGCATTGAGACTGAGTTTGTCGGCGGGCTGCGTAAGACTAGCGATGCGGTTCTTGACGTTGTAGAGATGGTGTTGTCTGGACGCATCAACAAGGAGATTGTGCGAAAAATGTCCTCCTGCGGCGCACAGGCGCTCGGCTTATCCGGTGTGGATGGTCAGCTTATAACCGCTCGTCCGGTCGCAAACGCCGATGAGATTGGCTTTGTAGGCGATGTGACGGACATCAACGCTGCTGTTATAGAGGGTGTAATGGCGATGGGATATATTCCTGTTATTGCGCCGGTAGGCATTGACGCACAAGGGCAGCGCTATAACATTAATGCAGATACCGCGGCTGGTGCAGTCGCTTCCCATCTGGGCGTTCATCAAATGATCGTAGTGACCGATGTGCCGGGCATTATGCGTACGGTTGATGGTATGAAGCAGGTATTGCCTGTAGTGACCGTTGCCGATATTGACGAGATGATCGCAAGCGGAGAAATATATGGCGGAATGATTCCCAAAGTCCGCGCAGCTGTCCAATGCATTCAAGGACAGGTGCAGGAGGTTGTCATCGTCAGCGGCGAGGAGCCGGGCGTATTGACTAAGGCCGTGCGCGAGGGCGGAGTAGGTACGCGAATCGTCAAAGGGGTTTAA
- the argJ gene encoding bifunctional glutamate N-acetyltransferase/amino-acid acetyltransferase ArgJ, translated as MGQEHTALLYTVVAEGSITTPKGFTAGGIHCGLKKTTRNDLGAIVCEVPAAAAGVYTTNVFQAAPLKVTRESIGAGGRLRAVLVNSGNANACTGEQGEADAYEMRNKFAERVGVAADEVAVASTGVIGELLKMDNVRSGISELPAKLASDKQAAESFCQAILTTDLVQKMVCVSVEIDGQLIHIAGAAKGSGMIHPNMATMLGFVTTDAAIGSEALQQQLREATNHTFNMITVDGDTSTNDMLVAMASGLAGNSELNPQHEGWAAFGAALRYVCEVLAKAIARDGEGATKLVEVQVRGAVSDASAQAIAKTVIGSSLVKSAVFGADANWGRIIAAVGRAGEPVNPDTVDIALGSIVTLQQSKPVAFDEEKALEYLKGDTVVIHVDLHMEAGAATAWGCDLTYDYVRINAAYRT; from the coding sequence ATGGGACAGGAACACACAGCACTCCTTTATACGGTTGTGGCGGAAGGCTCGATTACAACACCGAAGGGCTTTACAGCGGGCGGCATTCACTGCGGCCTCAAAAAAACGACGCGCAATGACCTTGGTGCGATTGTTTGCGAGGTTCCTGCAGCGGCGGCGGGCGTGTACACGACAAATGTGTTTCAGGCGGCACCGCTTAAGGTGACGCGTGAAAGCATTGGCGCAGGCGGTCGCCTGCGTGCTGTGCTGGTTAATAGCGGCAATGCCAATGCTTGCACGGGTGAGCAGGGCGAAGCGGATGCTTATGAGATGCGCAACAAATTCGCTGAGCGTGTTGGTGTTGCAGCGGATGAGGTAGCAGTAGCTTCTACTGGCGTCATTGGCGAGCTGCTTAAGATGGACAACGTGCGCAGCGGGATCAGTGAGCTGCCAGCGAAGCTGGCTTCCGACAAGCAAGCGGCAGAAAGCTTCTGCCAAGCGATTTTGACGACCGATTTGGTGCAAAAAATGGTATGCGTGTCCGTTGAAATTGATGGACAGCTCATCCATATCGCTGGAGCGGCGAAAGGCTCCGGCATGATCCACCCAAACATGGCAACGATGCTTGGTTTCGTTACGACGGATGCGGCGATAGGCAGCGAAGCGCTGCAACAGCAGCTGCGTGAAGCGACGAACCATACTTTTAATATGATTACGGTCGATGGCGATACAAGCACGAACGATATGCTCGTTGCGATGGCAAGCGGACTTGCTGGCAATAGCGAGCTTAACCCGCAGCATGAAGGCTGGGCTGCTTTCGGCGCGGCGCTTCGCTATGTGTGCGAGGTGCTTGCGAAGGCGATTGCGCGTGATGGCGAAGGCGCTACGAAGCTGGTCGAGGTTCAAGTGCGCGGAGCGGTTAGTGATGCATCGGCACAGGCGATTGCGAAGACCGTCATTGGTTCTTCCCTTGTTAAATCTGCTGTATTTGGCGCAGACGCGAACTGGGGGCGGATTATTGCAGCAGTAGGACGTGCTGGCGAGCCTGTCAACCCGGATACGGTTGATATTGCACTGGGCAGCATTGTAACGCTGCAACAGTCGAAGCCGGTCGCTTTTGATGAGGAGAAAGCTTTGGAGTATTTGAAGGGCGATACGGTCGTCATTCATGTGGACCTGCATATGGAAGCGGGCGCAGCAACAGCTTGGGGCTGTGACCTGACTTATGACTACGTGCGAATTAATGCGGCTTACCGTACATAA
- the argC gene encoding N-acetyl-gamma-glutamyl-phosphate reductase, whose product MSEKLKIAIIGSTGYGGVELIRLLASHPLAEVTSVISSSSAGTPITEGYPHLISIREELLDDVEPQAIRSKADVVFLATPAAVASKLAPSLLATGLKVIDLSGDYRLQDRALYEKWYKKPAADEEYLKQAVYGLAEVYGDRVLGAKLISNPGCYVTAALLGLVPAVQAGFIDPNSIIIDAKSGVSGAGRGASLGTHYSELNESLKAYKLNQHQHTPEIEMVLSDVAGSPVVTTFSTHLVPMTRGIMTTMYATVKDGRSAADFMELYSSYYENRPFVRLRPEGQFPATKEVWGSNYCDIGFAFDSRTGRVTIVSVIDNLVKGAAGQAIQNMNLMMGWDETLGLQFVPVYP is encoded by the coding sequence ATGAGCGAAAAACTGAAAATAGCTATTATTGGTTCAACTGGCTACGGCGGCGTTGAGCTTATTCGATTGTTAGCCTCACATCCTCTTGCTGAGGTGACCTCGGTTATTTCATCATCCAGCGCGGGGACGCCGATAACGGAAGGATACCCGCACTTGATAAGCATTCGTGAAGAGCTGCTTGATGATGTAGAGCCACAGGCGATTCGCAGCAAGGCGGATGTTGTATTTTTGGCAACACCAGCAGCTGTCGCTTCCAAACTGGCACCTAGTTTGCTGGCGACTGGCCTTAAAGTCATTGATTTATCCGGCGACTACCGCCTGCAAGATAGAGCATTATATGAGAAATGGTACAAAAAGCCGGCGGCGGATGAGGAGTATTTGAAGCAAGCGGTATATGGACTAGCTGAAGTGTATGGCGACCGTGTACTTGGTGCGAAGCTCATTTCCAATCCCGGCTGCTACGTTACGGCAGCGCTTCTGGGCCTAGTTCCGGCCGTACAAGCAGGCTTTATTGACCCGAACAGCATTATTATTGATGCGAAATCGGGTGTTTCCGGCGCAGGACGCGGCGCTAGCCTCGGTACGCATTATTCGGAGCTGAACGAGAGTTTAAAGGCGTATAAGCTGAATCAGCATCAGCATACTCCTGAAATCGAAATGGTGCTTTCCGATGTTGCGGGGAGCCCCGTTGTGACCACATTCTCGACCCATCTCGTGCCGATGACTCGCGGCATTATGACGACGATGTATGCAACGGTGAAGGATGGCAGAAGCGCAGCTGATTTTATGGAGCTGTACAGCAGCTATTATGAGAACCGTCCATTTGTGCGCTTGCGTCCAGAAGGACAATTTCCTGCAACGAAGGAAGTATGGGGCTCAAATTACTGCGATATCGGGTTTGCGTTCGATAGCCGTACAGGCCGAGTGACGATTGTTTCGGTTATTGATAATTTGGTCAAGGGCGCAGCTGGACAAGCGATTCAGAATATGAACCTCATGATGGGCTGGGATGAGACGCTTGGATTGCAGTTTGTTCCTGTTTATCCATAA
- a CDS encoding YitT family protein: protein MVEEKNEKDSRRSYTAKSTVKNKRIKKPLSPEKQLTWSMLQVLLGSFLMAASFNLFLVPNEIASGGVSGISILVQRFAGISPAYTQWAVNIPLFFVGLWLLGKRYALKVALGSVVLPLFVLLTSHWETPTHNPLLAAIYGGIGVGLGLGIVFRGGGSTGGLGLAAQILHRYTGLSLGLAVAIFDGCVIIAAGLLISPEVALYALVGLFVTSKTIDIIQSGLPVSKVAFIISSEPEKVSEAILYDLDRGLTRLDGHGGYSGEGRTVLMVVVGQMEVAKLKQLVRTVDPGAFVIISNTSEVVGEGFKLE, encoded by the coding sequence ATGGTGGAAGAAAAGAATGAAAAAGACAGCCGCAGGTCGTACACAGCTAAATCGACGGTCAAAAATAAACGGATAAAAAAACCGCTAAGCCCAGAAAAACAGCTCACTTGGAGCATGCTGCAGGTGCTGCTGGGCTCTTTTCTAATGGCGGCAAGCTTTAACTTATTTCTAGTGCCCAATGAAATTGCCTCAGGCGGCGTTTCCGGCATTTCGATTTTGGTCCAGCGCTTTGCCGGCATTTCGCCAGCTTATACGCAGTGGGCTGTAAATATCCCCTTGTTTTTTGTAGGGCTGTGGCTGCTGGGCAAGCGTTATGCGCTTAAGGTGGCGCTTGGCTCCGTTGTGCTTCCGCTATTCGTTCTGCTCACATCCCATTGGGAAACACCCACACATAATCCCTTGCTTGCTGCTATATATGGAGGGATCGGCGTTGGTCTCGGTCTCGGCATTGTCTTTCGCGGGGGCGGCTCGACAGGCGGTCTCGGCTTGGCTGCGCAAATTTTACATCGTTATACGGGATTGTCGCTCGGGCTCGCTGTCGCTATTTTTGACGGATGTGTCATCATTGCAGCAGGCCTGCTTATTTCTCCGGAAGTAGCGTTGTATGCTTTAGTCGGGTTATTTGTAACGAGCAAAACGATTGATATTATCCAAAGCGGCCTGCCGGTGTCGAAGGTTGCTTTCATCATTAGCAGCGAGCCTGAAAAAGTGTCGGAGGCGATCCTTTATGATCTCGACCGCGGTTTGACGAGGCTTGATGGACATGGCGGCTACAGCGGGGAAGGACGGACCGTGCTGATGGTCGTTGTAGGGCAGATGGAGGTGGCGAAGCTCAAGCAGCTCGTTCGGACAGTGGACCCGGGCGCATTTGTCATCATCAGCAACACATCAGAGGTAGTAGGCGAAGGGTTTAAGCTGGAGTGA